A genome region from Verrucomicrobiia bacterium includes the following:
- the flgA gene encoding flagellar basal body P-ring formation protein FlgA, giving the protein MPDPRSIAQPPVVGPSVSRSACPWFVGLGFAWASLGALWATNPVLTLPRMAEVSGDGIYLSQVVSTVPPVDLPHVRVAAAPPFGQVAMLSRAHVNAWLRQHAPDLDPTQWVGADRVRVTRRSRSMDEIEIRERLRTLVQDEYVKERGELDLRLSRPWSSLPVPDEGVTLQIVDLPATGPGTSFFIRFELWSGSERLGNWQVAASARIWREIPVAQVPLLRGQTLADAAVILERRDVLALRGAPGVFDPGDPSLELVENIAAGQPILARSVRPRPVIRRGQLVEAVMESGALSITLKVEALQDGLPGENIRVRNQLTRRELAGKVLNEQTILIPH; this is encoded by the coding sequence ATGCCTGATCCGCGGTCCATCGCCCAGCCACCCGTCGTCGGCCCGTCCGTTTCCCGGAGCGCCTGTCCGTGGTTTGTCGGACTCGGCTTCGCCTGGGCGTCGCTGGGGGCGCTTTGGGCGACGAACCCGGTCCTGACACTCCCGCGAATGGCCGAGGTGAGTGGGGACGGCATCTATCTGTCCCAGGTGGTCAGCACGGTTCCGCCCGTCGATCTGCCGCATGTCCGCGTCGCTGCCGCACCGCCCTTCGGTCAGGTCGCCATGCTGTCCCGCGCCCATGTGAACGCCTGGCTGCGCCAGCACGCCCCCGATCTGGACCCCACCCAATGGGTCGGGGCGGACCGCGTGCGGGTCACCCGCCGTTCGCGATCGATGGACGAGATCGAGATCCGGGAGCGGTTGCGCACCCTTGTGCAGGACGAGTATGTGAAGGAGAGGGGCGAACTGGACCTTCGACTTTCGCGCCCATGGTCCTCGCTGCCGGTTCCCGACGAAGGGGTCACCCTTCAGATCGTCGATCTGCCTGCCACCGGGCCGGGGACCAGCTTCTTCATCCGGTTCGAACTGTGGAGCGGCTCCGAACGGCTCGGCAACTGGCAGGTGGCCGCCTCGGCCCGCATCTGGCGGGAGATCCCGGTGGCCCAGGTTCCGTTGTTGCGGGGGCAGACCCTCGCCGATGCCGCCGTCATTCTCGAGCGCCGCGACGTTCTCGCCCTGCGCGGTGCCCCTGGCGTGTTCGATCCGGGCGATCCCTCGTTGGAACTGGTCGAGAACATCGCTGCCGGGCAGCCGATCCTCGCACGCTCGGTCCGTCCGCGCCCGGTGATCCGCCGTGGGCAACTGGTCGAGGCCGTCATGGAGAGCGGCGCGCTCAGCATCACCCTCAAGGTGGAGGCGCTGCAGGACGGTCTTCCCGGCGAAAACATCCGTGTCCGGAATCAACTCACGCGCCGCGAACTGGCGGGCAAGGTCCTCAATGAACAAACCATCCTCATCCCTCACTAG
- a CDS encoding flagellar protein FlgN: MIAQLERLIAGLRDELQQYGEMLALLDREQELVIQRASAELFETVGSIQMQAAVIQQARARREDDRTALARALRQPDDTSITAIVPQLPSDYQPLVEALIRENNQLLVRVQQRARQNHLLLTRSLELMQRFIATLFPSRDTQVYDDHGQRPMRHPLVPARYEAVG; encoded by the coding sequence ATGATTGCCCAACTCGAACGCCTGATCGCCGGTCTCCGCGACGAGCTGCAGCAGTATGGCGAGATGCTGGCCCTGCTGGACCGCGAGCAGGAACTCGTGATTCAGCGCGCGAGCGCCGAACTGTTCGAGACCGTCGGAAGCATCCAGATGCAGGCCGCCGTCATTCAACAGGCGCGCGCGCGCCGGGAGGATGACCGCACCGCCCTCGCCCGGGCCCTTCGCCAGCCCGACGACACGTCGATCACCGCGATCGTCCCGCAGCTCCCGTCCGACTATCAGCCCCTGGTCGAAGCCTTGATCCGCGAGAACAACCAGCTCCTGGTCCGCGTCCAGCAGCGGGCCCGCCAGAACCATCTCCTGCTGACCCGTTCCCTCGAACTCATGCAGCGCTTCATCGCCACGCTGTTTCCGTCGCGCGACACCCAGGTGTACGACGACCACGGCCAGCGCCCGATGCGGCATCCCCTGGTGCCGGCCCGGTATGAAGCGGTCGGCTGA
- a CDS encoding flagellar basal body L-ring protein FlgH has translation MNKPSSSLTSLALAAALPLTGVSVAAQSLWKDDTSQSMFADKRARAIGDIVTILVQESTSASKENGTKTSRSSGIDAAINTFLYSPAASGMLTHNGKLPAVNMAAKTSFDGGGQVQNAERMTARIAVRVVDVLPNNNLVIEGRRQTKISGETTEAILRGVVRVEDVTANNTVFSYNVADATIQYLSKGPVSDAQRKGWFTKVWDKVAPF, from the coding sequence ATGAACAAACCATCCTCATCCCTCACTAGCCTCGCCCTGGCGGCAGCCCTGCCGCTCACCGGGGTTTCCGTCGCCGCCCAGTCCCTCTGGAAGGACGACACGTCGCAATCGATGTTCGCCGACAAGCGCGCCCGCGCCATCGGGGACATCGTCACCATCCTGGTCCAGGAGAGCACCTCGGCCTCGAAGGAGAACGGCACCAAGACCTCGCGATCCAGCGGGATCGACGCCGCGATCAACACCTTCCTCTACAGCCCCGCCGCCAGCGGCATGCTCACCCACAACGGCAAGCTGCCGGCCGTCAACATGGCCGCCAAGACCTCCTTCGACGGCGGTGGCCAGGTGCAGAACGCCGAACGCATGACCGCCCGCATCGCCGTGCGCGTCGTCGATGTCCTGCCCAACAACAACCTCGTCATCGAGGGCCGGCGGCAGACCAAGATCAGCGGCGAAACCACCGAGGCCATCCTGCGCGGGGTCGTCCGTGTCGAGGACGTCACCGCCAACAACACCGTGTTCAGCTACAACGTCGCCGACGCCACCATCCAGTACCTCTCCAAGGGCCCGGTGAGCGATGCCCAGCGCAAGGGCTGGTTCACCAAGGTCTGGGACAAGGTCGCCCCCTTTTGA
- the flgK gene encoding flagellar hook-associated protein FlgK — MLGLFGTLNLATRSLSTQRLGTEVAGHNLANVNNPAYARQRLSIATSNPIPSGLGPQGTGAEGTAIVQLRNGLLDRQILTESGVQGSLASQQRALQYAQANLGQFLDRHTSGAEGAAAAGGVGGQHGLAEEFSAFFNAFHSLSTNPTSTAERQVLLLKAQNVATQFNQVSTRLDGVNSLLNDAVRSDVSTANTLLGDVAKLNDQIIRIEVGGGLANDLRDIRQQRLEELGRLVDFTTTELPSGSIEVSIGGVAMTSGASVLDRLEAFDPGDGQLLVRAQGSSTPLSLGSGALHGTLEARDGAIATLRGDIQRLASEMISQVNGIHAGGYGLAGTTGEAFFTGTDAASIRVNAVLLDDPARIQASGEDGAAGDNQVALALARLGDQPIAALGNQTFLQHYGQSVARLGQSLSSVNTQLSNQDVVQSMLLRQRDSVSGVSLDEEMTDLIRFQKAFEASARLVSLVDQMLDTVLNMKR; from the coding sequence ATGCTAGGACTTTTCGGCACGCTCAACCTCGCCACCCGCTCGCTCTCCACGCAACGGCTGGGCACCGAAGTCGCCGGGCACAACCTGGCCAACGTCAACAACCCGGCTTACGCCCGGCAGCGGCTTTCAATTGCCACTTCGAACCCGATCCCCTCCGGGCTCGGTCCGCAGGGCACCGGAGCCGAGGGCACGGCCATCGTGCAGCTCCGCAACGGGCTGCTCGACCGCCAGATCCTCACCGAGAGCGGTGTCCAGGGTTCGCTCGCCTCGCAGCAGCGGGCCCTCCAGTATGCCCAGGCCAATCTCGGACAGTTCCTCGACCGCCACACCAGCGGCGCGGAAGGCGCGGCGGCGGCCGGTGGCGTGGGCGGGCAGCACGGCCTGGCCGAGGAGTTCTCCGCGTTCTTCAACGCCTTCCACAGCCTCTCGACCAACCCCACGTCCACCGCCGAACGCCAGGTCCTTCTCCTCAAGGCCCAGAACGTCGCCACCCAGTTCAACCAGGTCTCCACCCGGCTCGATGGCGTCAACAGCCTCCTCAACGACGCCGTCCGCTCGGACGTGTCCACGGCCAACACCCTCCTCGGCGACGTCGCCAAGCTCAACGATCAGATCATCCGCATCGAGGTGGGCGGCGGCCTTGCGAATGACCTGCGCGACATCCGGCAGCAGCGCCTCGAGGAACTGGGGCGCCTGGTCGATTTCACCACCACCGAACTCCCCTCCGGTTCGATCGAAGTCTCCATCGGCGGTGTCGCCATGACCTCGGGGGCATCGGTGCTCGACCGCCTCGAGGCCTTCGATCCCGGCGACGGACAGCTCCTGGTGCGCGCCCAGGGTTCCAGCACCCCGCTGAGTCTCGGGAGCGGCGCCCTGCACGGCACCCTCGAAGCACGGGACGGCGCCATCGCCACCCTGCGCGGTGACATCCAACGCCTTGCCAGTGAGATGATCTCGCAGGTCAACGGCATCCATGCCGGGGGCTACGGTCTGGCCGGCACCACCGGCGAAGCATTCTTCACCGGCACCGACGCCGCCTCGATCCGCGTCAATGCGGTCCTCCTCGACGATCCCGCGCGCATCCAGGCCAGCGGAGAGGACGGCGCCGCCGGCGACAACCAGGTCGCCCTCGCCCTCGCCCGCCTGGGGGACCAGCCGATCGCCGCCCTGGGCAACCAGACCTTTCTCCAGCACTACGGTCAGAGCGTCGCCCGGCTCGGCCAGTCCCTCTCGTCCGTCAACACCCAGCTCAGCAACCAGGATGTGGTCCAGTCGATGCTCCTGCGGCAGCGCGACTCCGTCAGCGGCGTCTCGCTGGACGAGGAGATGACCGACCTGATCCGGTTCCAGAAGGCCTTCGAGGCCTCGGCGCGCCTCGTCTCCCTCGTGGACCAGATGCTCGACACCGTTCTCAACATGAAACGCTAG
- a CDS encoding flagellar basal body P-ring protein FlgI, producing MKRLAGLGAILALLIATPGLGAASARVKDIAMISGARDNQLVGYGLVAGIAGDGDKNPVYTLQTVANLLQRYGITVPAATLSSKNVAAVFVTADIPAFMKPGSRLDITISSLGDAKTLQGGVLLQTPLVGADGQVYAVAQGALSVGGLSAGPDGGGGATVQKNHPTTAQIIGGALIEREIPTQIVRDNSIDLLLREPDFTSAARLAVTVNQAFPEAATALDSTTVRVRMPFGLQGSPVDFIARLEALEVQPDTPARIIINERTGTIVANSRIRISSCAVSHGNITITVASTLDVSQPPAFSPQGQTVVTPSTQTSVREEPGSLVPLPEMPTIERVASALNALGVTPRDMMAIFQAMKQAGALQAELVLR from the coding sequence ATGAAACGTCTTGCCGGCCTGGGTGCCATTCTCGCCCTCCTGATCGCCACTCCCGGCCTTGGGGCCGCCAGCGCGAGGGTCAAGGACATCGCCATGATCTCGGGCGCCCGCGACAACCAGTTGGTCGGGTACGGACTGGTGGCGGGGATCGCCGGGGACGGGGACAAGAACCCGGTGTACACGCTGCAGACGGTGGCCAACCTCCTGCAGCGCTATGGCATCACCGTGCCCGCCGCCACGCTGTCCTCAAAGAATGTGGCCGCGGTCTTTGTCACCGCCGACATCCCGGCGTTCATGAAGCCGGGCAGCCGCCTCGACATCACCATCTCCTCGCTCGGGGACGCCAAGACCCTGCAGGGCGGGGTGCTGCTCCAGACGCCATTGGTCGGCGCCGACGGGCAGGTGTATGCGGTGGCCCAGGGGGCGCTCTCGGTGGGCGGACTGTCCGCCGGACCCGATGGCGGCGGCGGCGCCACCGTCCAGAAGAACCATCCGACCACCGCCCAGATCATCGGGGGCGCCCTGATCGAGCGGGAGATTCCCACCCAGATCGTCCGGGACAACAGCATCGATCTCCTGCTTAGGGAACCGGACTTCACCTCGGCGGCGCGGCTGGCGGTGACGGTGAACCAGGCGTTCCCGGAAGCGGCGACGGCCCTGGATTCGACCACGGTGCGGGTGCGGATGCCCTTTGGGCTCCAGGGATCGCCGGTGGACTTCATCGCCCGCCTGGAGGCGCTCGAAGTGCAGCCCGACACGCCGGCGCGCATCATCATCAACGAGCGAACCGGGACCATCGTGGCCAATTCGCGGATCCGGATCTCGAGTTGCGCCGTATCCCACGGGAACATCACGATCACGGTGGCCTCGACGCTCGATGTGTCGCAGCCGCCGGCCTTCAGTCCGCAGGGGCAGACGGTGGTCACGCCCAGCACTCAGACCAGTGTGAGGGAGGAGCCGGGCTCCCTGGTGCCGCTGCCCGAGATGCCCACCATCGAGCGCGTGGCTTCGGCGCTGAACGCCCTGGGGGTCACCCCGCGGGACATGATGGCCATCTTCCAGGCGATGAAACAGGCCGGCGCGCTGCAGGCCGAACTGGTGCTCCGCTGA
- a CDS encoding rod-binding protein, whose product MSFSALTPLPSPASVPVERLEHHRGLSEGDKVAEACRQFEAILLRQMLTDARKAVIPSDLNRESATSDIYQDMINTQLADAMSQSGGFGLARSLQVQLESGKGTDPAADGLPGAAGIQGAEPHR is encoded by the coding sequence ATGTCCTTCTCCGCCCTCACCCCGCTGCCGTCCCCGGCCTCCGTCCCGGTCGAACGGCTCGAACATCACCGCGGACTTTCCGAGGGCGACAAGGTCGCCGAGGCCTGCCGCCAGTTCGAGGCGATCCTCCTCCGGCAGATGCTCACCGACGCGCGCAAGGCGGTCATCCCCTCCGACCTCAACCGTGAGTCGGCCACATCCGATATTTATCAGGATATGATCAACACCCAGCTCGCGGACGCCATGAGCCAGAGCGGCGGCTTCGGGCTGGCGCGGAGTTTGCAGGTGCAGCTGGAGTCGGGGAAGGGGACCGATCCAGCGGCGGACGGTCTTCCTGGAGCCGCCGGGATTCAGGGTGCCGAACCCCATCGTTGA
- the flgG gene encoding flagellar basal-body rod protein FlgG: MLRALYSSAAGMQSQQLNLDVIANNLANVNTTGFKKSKIEFQDLLYQTARAAGAEQGAGNQLPTGIQIGHGAQPVATAKIFTTGELTQTGERLDVAIQGDGFFEVQLPDGTRAYTRDGAFKLAADSRITTSDGLVLQGGFQPIPPGTTSISISPSGEVTTQGANGAQNFRVQLVRFANPAGLENMGRNLYRETAASGAAEIGNPGENGFGDLQQGYLEMSNVKVVEEMVKMIVAQRAYEVNSKAVQAADEMMQLSNNLRR, translated from the coding sequence ATGTTGCGTGCCCTCTATTCCTCCGCGGCCGGGATGCAGTCCCAGCAGCTCAATCTCGACGTCATCGCCAACAACCTGGCGAACGTCAACACCACCGGCTTCAAGAAGAGCAAGATCGAGTTTCAGGATCTGCTCTACCAGACGGCGCGCGCCGCGGGAGCCGAGCAGGGGGCCGGCAACCAGTTGCCGACCGGGATCCAGATCGGGCATGGCGCCCAACCCGTGGCCACGGCCAAGATCTTCACGACCGGCGAACTCACGCAGACGGGCGAACGCCTCGACGTGGCCATCCAGGGCGACGGATTCTTCGAGGTGCAGCTTCCCGACGGCACACGGGCCTACACGCGGGACGGCGCCTTCAAGCTGGCGGCGGACAGCCGCATCACCACCAGCGACGGTCTTGTGCTCCAGGGCGGCTTCCAGCCGATCCCCCCGGGGACCACCTCCATTTCCATCTCCCCCAGCGGCGAGGTCACCACGCAGGGCGCCAACGGGGCCCAGAACTTCCGCGTGCAACTGGTGCGCTTCGCCAATCCCGCCGGACTCGAGAACATGGGCCGGAACCTTTACCGCGAAACGGCGGCCTCGGGCGCCGCCGAGATCGGCAATCCGGGCGAGAACGGCTTCGGCGATCTCCAGCAGGGCTACCTCGAGATGTCCAACGTCAAGGTGGTCGAGGAGATGGTGAAGATGATCGTCGCCCAGCGGGCTTACGAAGTGAACTCGAAGGCGGTCCAGGCCGCCGACGAGATGATGCAGCTCAGCAACAACCTCCGTCGCTAA